One Mus musculus strain C57BL/6J chromosome X, GRCm38.p6 C57BL/6J DNA window includes the following coding sequences:
- the Gm14743 gene encoding odorant binding protein Ib-like precursor: MMVKFLLLALVFGLAHVHAHDHPELQGQWKTTAIMADNIDKIETSGPLELFVREITCDEGCQKMKVTFYVKQNGQCSLTTVTGYKQEDGKTFKNQYEGENNYKLLKATSENLVFYDENVDRASRKTKLLYILGKGEALTHEQKERLTELATQKGIPAGNLKELAHEDTCPE; encoded by the exons ATGATGGTGAAGTTTCTGCTGCTGGCATTGGTATTTGGACTGGCCCATGTCCATGCTCATGATCATCCTGAG TTACAAGGACAATGGAAAACCACTGCCATCATGGCTGATAATATTGACAAGATAGAGACGAGTGGTCCCCTGGAGCTCTTTGTTCGTGAAATTACTTGTGATGAGGGATGTCAAAAAATGAAAGTCACATTTTATGTCAA GCAAAATGGACAATGCTCATTGACCACAGTCACTGGGTATAAGCAAGAAGATGGCAAGACTTTTAAAAACCAGT ATGAAGGTGAAAATAACTATAAACTGTTGAAAGCAACATCAGAGAATTTAGTCTTTTATGATGAGAATGTGGACAGAGCCAGCCGGAAAACAAAATTGTTGTATATTCTTG GAAAGGGTGAAGCTCTAACTCATGAGCAAAAGGAAAGACTTACTGAGTTAGCTACTCAAAAAGGCATTCCAGCTGGAAACCTTAAAGAACTCGCACATGAAG ATACCTGTCCAGAGTAA